A stretch of Prunus dulcis chromosome 6, ALMONDv2, whole genome shotgun sequence DNA encodes these proteins:
- the LOC117630416 gene encoding uncharacterized protein LOC117630416, protein MRLNPTKCAFGVASGKFLGFMISQRGIEANPEKIQAILDMTIPKTVKDIQSLTGRVAALTRFISKATDRCAPFFKALKGTKRNITWTAECETAFSELKEYMGRAPLLSTPEHGDILVVYLSVSASAVSSVLIRSKDNAEHPVHYVSKALQDAEVRYPDIEKLAFALVVSARRLRPYFQAHTIHVLTNQPLRQVLQKPETSGRLVKWAIELGEFDIHYKPRPAMRGQAVADFLSEFTEPQASAATQLITEPNPSPSQDQTPTKNTLDLTQPLWTLFVDGSSNAQGCGAGLVLVSPDKVALEYALRFKFQASNNEAEYEALLAGLRLAKEMDAKQIQIFSDSQLVVHQVNQDFTAKDASMTAYLQHARHLLATFHAHAIRQVPRSENSHADALARLASALEQGMGRHIHIEFLAQPSTQAPLICTIDHSPTWMDPILQFLQNQTLPADPAEARRVRHRSARYLVINGSLYKRGFSLPYLRCLTPEEGHYVLREIHEGICGNHSGARSLAHKAIRQGYFWPSLHTDAQTFTQKCDKCQRFANIPQLPAEPLTAMVSPWPFAQWGLDLIGPMPEGKGQVKYAVVAVDYFTKWAEAEALATITAARIESFVWQNIVCRFGIPNSIITDNGRQFDNAKFKQFCSNLKIRLCFASPAHPQSNGQVEAVNKIIKKTLKTKLDKAKGCWPELLPEVLWSYRTTFRTSTGETPFSYHLEPRPWLR, encoded by the coding sequence ATGAGGCTTAACCCCACCAAATGTGCATTTGGGGTGGCCTCCGGCAAATTTCTTGGCTTCATGATCAGCCAAAGGGGTATTGAGGCCAACCCAGAAAAGATCCAGGCCATCTTAGATATGACAATACCTAAGACGGTCAAGGATATCCAAAGCCTTACAGGGCGTGTTGCTGCCCTGACTAGATTTATCTCCAAGGCCACTGACCGCTGCGCCCCATTCTTCAAGGCCCTTAAGGGCACTAAGCGAAACATCACTTGGACTGCCGAGTGTGAAACGGCTTTCAGCGAGCTCAAGGAGTATATGGGCCGAGCTCCTTTGTTGTCAACCCCTGAGCACGGAGACATCCTCGTGGTTTATCTCTCCGTCTCAGCTTCGGCTGTTAGCTCTGTGCTCATTCGATCGAAGGACAACGCGGAGCACCCAGTGCATTATGTCAGCAAGGCATTGCAAGATGCAGAAGTTCGATACCCAGACATCGAAAAATTGGCGTTCGCCCTGGTTGTCTCGGCTAGACGCCTCCGACCATATTTCCAAGCTCACACCATCCATGTCTTAACCAACCAACCACTCCGACAGGTGTTGCAGAAGCCAGAAACCTCTGGGAGACTGGTTAAATGGGCTATTGAACTTGGCGAGTTTGATATTCATTACAAACCCCGCCCGGCTATGAGGGGGCAGGCCGTTGCTGACTTCTTATCTGAATTCACTGAGCCCCAAGCTTCTGCAGCTACCCAGCTCATAACCGAACCCAATCCCTCTCCGAGCCAGGACCAAacccccaccaaaaacactCTCGACCTAACCCAGCCCCTGTGGACCTTATTCGTGGATGGCTCTTCTAATGCCCAGGGGTGTGGGGCCGGCCTCGTTCTCGTCTCCCCAGACAAGGTTGCCCTCGAGTACGCCCTCCGCTTCAAATTCCAAGCCTCCAACAATGAGGCCGAATATGAAGCACTCTTAGCTGGTCTTCGCCTAGCCAAAGAGATGGACGCCAAGCAAATTCAGATCTTCAGCGATTCACAACTCGTGGTCCACCAGGTTAACCAAGACTTCACGGCTAAGGATGCCTCTATGACGGCTTACCTCCAGCACGCTCGGCACTTGTTGGCAACCTTCCACGCCCACGCTATCAGGCAAGTGCCGCGCTCAGAGAATAGCCATGCCGATGCACTAGCCAGGTTGGCATCAGCCTTGGAGCAAGGAATGGGTCGCCACATCCACATCGAGTTTTTGGCCCAGCCCAGCACACAAGCCCCACTCATCTGCACTATTGATCACAGCCCTACATGGATGGACCCCATCCTCCAGTTCTTGCAGAACCAAACACTACCGGCTGACCCAGCCGAGGCACGACGCGTTCGCCATCGCTCTGCCCGTTACCTAGTCATTAACGGCTCCTTATATAAGCGGGGCTTCAGCCTCCCTTACCTTCGATGCCTGACTCCAGAAGAAGGTCACTATGTCCTCCGAGAAATCCATGAAGGCATCTGCGGCAATCACTCGGGCGCACGCTCGCTAGCCCATAAGGCAATCCGCCAAGGATACTTCTGGCCTTCACTCCACACTGATGCCCAGACCTTCACTCAGAAATGCGACAAGTGTCAGCGATTTGCCAACATCCCACAACTCCCGGCTGAACCGTTGACCGCCATGGTCAGCCCTTGGCCATTTGCCCAATGGGGACTGGATCTCATTGGACCCATGCCAGAGGGCAAGGGCCAAGTCAAATATGCAGTTGTGGCCGTagactacttcaccaagtgGGCCGAGGCCGAGGCCCTGGCCACTATCACTGCGGCTCGCATCGAATCTTTTGTGTGGCAAAACATTGTATGTCGCTTCGGCATCCCCAACTCCATCATCACCGACAATGGCCGGCAATTTGACAAtgccaaattcaaacaattttgttccaACCTCAAGATTCGTTTATGCTTCGCCTCCCCAGCCCATCCTCAGTCCAATGGCCAGGTCGAAGCCgtgaacaaaattatcaagaagACCCTCAAGACAAAACTTGACAAAGCCAAGGGCTGCTGGCCAGAACTACTCCCGGAAGTACTCTGGTCCTACCGCACCACCTTCCGCACATCCACGGGTGAGACGCCATTCTCCTATCATTTGGAACCGAGGCCGTGGCTCCGGTAG